From the genome of Verrucomicrobiia bacterium, one region includes:
- a CDS encoding S8 family serine peptidase: MNWFFFVCFFVISSASVGAANSAARNQQLLLMPRSETARSALQELHATHLARVIRSFPALGQLQVVRVRDGDNVADAITRYEASGLVAFAEPDYAVSAAATLPSDPYFQNGTQWWLNNYGQNGGVPGADLNAPQAWDASRSASNVIVAIIDSGIRYTHEDLMENLWTAPGDGSHGFNALDLSNDPWDDNGHGTHLAGIIGAATDNARGGAGLAWRVQIMAGKFLDSAANGFTSDALTCIEFALTNGAQVINLSWGGSSFSAALSNAIYTAQANNVIFVAAAGNSGQDTDLTPFYPASIRLDNLISVGASTRLDGRWNSSSYGAVSVDLFAPGAEILSTSATADNAYQNRNGTSMATACVAGALALMRQQSPDASATELRHWLLSSVDYRPAFAGKCVSGGRLNLRKILDHPGLASAPGAAPFTAHITGLPGHRYTLWASDNLNTWSAIQTNLLPPSGTWLFEENPTNTPQRFFRATPAP, from the coding sequence GTGAACTGGTTTTTTTTTGTCTGTTTTTTCGTGATATCGAGTGCGTCCGTTGGGGCGGCCAACAGCGCGGCTCGTAATCAACAATTGCTGCTGATGCCGCGGAGCGAAACCGCCAGGTCTGCGCTGCAGGAGTTGCACGCGACTCACCTGGCTCGCGTGATTCGATCCTTCCCGGCGCTGGGCCAGCTTCAAGTGGTTCGCGTGCGTGACGGAGACAATGTTGCCGATGCGATTACCCGTTATGAAGCGAGCGGCTTGGTGGCGTTTGCGGAACCCGATTACGCGGTGTCCGCCGCCGCCACTCTCCCCAGCGATCCGTACTTTCAAAACGGCACCCAGTGGTGGCTGAACAATTATGGCCAAAATGGCGGTGTCCCGGGCGCCGATCTAAACGCTCCGCAAGCGTGGGATGCGTCCCGCTCCGCCAGTAACGTCATTGTCGCCATCATTGACAGTGGCATCCGTTATACCCACGAAGACCTGATGGAAAACCTTTGGACCGCTCCGGGCGATGGCAGTCACGGTTTCAACGCTCTGGACCTTTCCAATGATCCGTGGGACGACAACGGTCACGGCACGCATCTGGCCGGAATTATTGGCGCGGCAACCGATAACGCCCGTGGCGGCGCCGGCCTGGCTTGGCGGGTGCAAATCATGGCGGGTAAATTCCTTGATAGCGCGGCGAACGGCTTTACTTCGGATGCGCTGACCTGCATTGAATTTGCGCTGACCAACGGCGCGCAGGTCATCAACTTGAGCTGGGGCGGTTCGAGTTTTTCCGCCGCCTTGTCCAACGCGATCTACACGGCCCAAGCGAACAATGTCATCTTTGTTGCCGCCGCCGGAAACAGCGGTCAAGACACCGATCTTACGCCCTTCTATCCGGCTTCGATCCGCTTGGACAATCTCATTTCCGTCGGCGCCTCCACGCGCTTGGATGGTCGTTGGAATTCCTCGAGCTACGGGGCAGTGAGCGTGGACTTGTTTGCGCCCGGAGCCGAAATTCTTTCAACCAGCGCCACCGCGGACAATGCGTACCAAAATCGCAACGGAACATCCATGGCCACCGCGTGTGTCGCGGGCGCATTGGCCTTGATGCGTCAACAATCGCCCGACGCTTCGGCAACCGAATTGCGCCATTGGCTGTTGAGTTCGGTGGATTATCGCCCCGCTTTCGCGGGGAAATGCGTCAGTGGAGGGCGACTTAATCTGCGGAAAATTTTAGACCATCCTGGATTGGCCAGCGCCCCCGGAGCCGCTCCGTTCACCGCGCACATCACCGGTCTGCCGGGTCACCGATATACGCTCTGGGCTTCCGACAACCTGAACACCTGGAGTGCGATTCAAACAAATCTCCTGCCGCCTTCCGGAACGTGGCTCTTTGAGGAAAATCCAACCAACACGCCGCAGCGGTTTTTCCGCGCTACGCCCGCACCTTGA
- a CDS encoding efflux RND transporter periplasmic adaptor subunit, translating into MIKKILAALLLVALIVGGLAIIKVLQIQTLIAFGKSYQPPAEVVSTAAVKTDQWRDTLSAVGSITAVQGVHLTAEIPGTVAEIKFESGAIVSQGDLLVQLDTTTEAAQLRALEAQVEWAQTNLARYRNLRAEDTVSQAEFDQAETDLKLKQANADALRATIAKKVIRAPFAGKLGIRQINLGEYVDVGKPIVSLQSLAPVYADFSLPQQELARLTTGLPVRVTTDTYPDQEFAGTLTAINPDLDAVTRSVRLQATCANERERLRPGMFARVQILLPNERQALFIPVTAVLSAPYGDSVYVVESNTNNAGGLVVRQRFVQLGAAQGDFVIVLNGLQPEERVVTSGVFKLRNGMVVEENNDLAPAPKSHPDPADS; encoded by the coding sequence ATGATCAAGAAAATTCTCGCCGCACTGTTGTTGGTCGCTTTGATCGTCGGCGGTCTGGCGATCATCAAGGTGTTGCAAATCCAGACGCTCATCGCCTTTGGCAAATCCTATCAGCCGCCGGCGGAAGTGGTCTCCACGGCGGCCGTCAAGACGGATCAATGGCGCGACACGCTTTCGGCGGTCGGCTCCATTACCGCGGTGCAAGGCGTACATTTGACGGCGGAAATTCCCGGCACCGTGGCGGAGATCAAGTTTGAATCCGGCGCAATCGTGAGTCAGGGCGACCTGCTGGTGCAACTGGACACCACGACGGAAGCGGCGCAACTACGCGCCTTGGAAGCGCAGGTGGAATGGGCGCAAACCAATCTGGCACGCTACCGGAATTTGCGCGCGGAGGATACCGTTTCGCAAGCCGAGTTTGATCAGGCGGAAACCGATTTGAAATTGAAGCAGGCCAATGCCGACGCGTTGCGGGCGACCATTGCCAAGAAGGTGATTCGCGCGCCATTCGCCGGCAAGCTGGGCATCCGGCAGATCAATCTTGGCGAATACGTGGACGTGGGGAAGCCGATCGTCTCACTGCAATCGCTCGCACCGGTGTATGCCGATTTTTCGTTGCCGCAACAGGAATTAGCGCGTCTGACCACTGGATTGCCGGTGCGCGTTACGACCGATACGTATCCGGACCAGGAATTTGCCGGCACGTTGACGGCCATCAATCCCGATCTGGATGCCGTCACCCGCAGTGTAAGATTACAGGCCACCTGCGCCAATGAGCGGGAACGGTTACGCCCCGGCATGTTTGCGCGGGTGCAAATCCTCCTGCCGAACGAACGCCAGGCTTTATTCATCCCCGTGACCGCCGTGTTGAGCGCGCCGTATGGTGATTCGGTGTACGTGGTCGAATCGAACACCAACAACGCCGGCGGGCTGGTGGTGCGTCAGCGGTTTGTCCAACTTGGCGCCGCGCAAGGTGATTTCGTAATCGTGCTCAACGGTCTGCAACCCGAGGAACGCGTGGTGACTTCCGGCGTTTTCAAACTGCGCAACGGCATGGTGGTGGAGGAGAACAACGATCTGGCGCCCGCGCCCAAGTCGCACCCCGATCCCGCCGATAGTTAA
- a CDS encoding DUF1343 domain-containing protein, translating to MQRKFSLALGLLTLGLLYANAEVKLGNEMLAQRGFRPLAGKRVGLITNPSGVNRKLESTIEILRRAPDVNLVALFGPEHGIYGDIPAGDKVTSRTDERTGLPVYSLYDKTRKPTPEMLRGLDVLVYDLQDTGCRSYTFISTMGLAMEACGAAGVEFVVLDRPNPLGGLRVEGPRLEQENQRSFVSQWDVPYVYGLTCGELAQMINAKGWITNQCQLTVIPMRGWKRAMVWADTGLPWVPASPHIPHGASPLYQVATGMLGEIGGVNIGVGYTLPFQCIAAPGVNPHALAEALNHYQLPGVYFKPVTFKPYYAAFKDQMVGGVQLYFTDPARAPLTPINFYALEALKTVAGRDLFAEALKAGKSFAMFDKVNGTDASRLALQRGRSAAEIVATWKAGEEKFRQERKPFLLY from the coding sequence ATGCAACGAAAATTCAGCCTCGCTCTTGGCTTGTTGACCCTCGGCCTGCTCTACGCCAACGCCGAAGTGAAACTCGGCAATGAAATGTTGGCGCAGCGGGGCTTTCGTCCGTTAGCAGGCAAGCGCGTCGGATTGATCACCAACCCTTCCGGCGTCAATCGGAAGTTGGAAAGCACCATCGAGATTTTGCGCCGCGCCCCGGACGTGAATCTCGTCGCGTTGTTCGGTCCCGAACACGGCATTTACGGCGATATTCCCGCCGGCGACAAAGTCACCAGCCGCACGGATGAGCGCACCGGTCTGCCGGTTTATTCGCTCTACGACAAAACCCGCAAACCCACGCCCGAAATGCTCCGGGGACTCGACGTTTTGGTCTATGATCTGCAAGACACCGGCTGCCGCTCCTACACCTTCATCAGCACGATGGGGTTGGCGATGGAAGCCTGCGGTGCCGCCGGCGTCGAATTCGTGGTGCTGGACCGGCCCAATCCACTCGGCGGCCTGCGCGTCGAAGGCCCGCGGCTCGAACAGGAAAATCAGCGCTCTTTCGTCAGCCAATGGGATGTGCCGTACGTCTATGGTCTGACTTGCGGTGAACTGGCGCAAATGATCAACGCCAAGGGTTGGATCACCAATCAATGCCAACTCACCGTCATTCCGATGCGCGGCTGGAAACGCGCCATGGTCTGGGCCGATACCGGACTGCCGTGGGTGCCGGCATCCCCGCACATTCCGCACGGCGCCTCGCCGTTGTATCAAGTCGCCACCGGCATGTTGGGCGAGATCGGCGGGGTGAACATCGGGGTCGGTTACACTCTGCCCTTCCAGTGCATCGCCGCCCCCGGAGTGAACCCGCACGCCCTGGCCGAAGCGCTGAACCATTACCAACTTCCGGGCGTGTATTTCAAACCCGTCACGTTCAAACCCTATTACGCCGCGTTCAAAGACCAGATGGTTGGCGGCGTGCAACTTTACTTCACCGATCCCGCCCGGGCGCCGCTTACGCCCATCAATTTTTACGCGCTCGAAGCGTTGAAGACCGTGGCCGGACGCGACCTGTTCGCCGAGGCGCTCAAGGCCGGCAAGAGTTTCGCGATGTTCGACAAGGTGAATGGCACGGATGCTTCACGGCTGGCGCTCCAACGCGGAAGGTCAGCCGCCGAGATCGTAGCAACTTGGAAAGCTGGTGAGGAAAAATTCCGTCAGGAACGGAAGCCGTTCTTGCTGTATTAA
- the galE gene encoding UDP-glucose 4-epimerase GalE, whose translation MNVLVTGGAGYIGSVCVESLLDAGHAVTVFDNLSEGHRSAVDARATFVRGCLSDAALIAKTVADSGAEAVLHFAANALVGESMQNPSKYFRNNVANGLNLLDAAVASRVKKFVFSSTCATYGPPDRVPMAEDLPQRPINPYGESKLMFEKMLQWYQRLHGLEFIAFRYFNAAGASAKFGEHHRIETHLIPNVLKVALGQAPQCEIYGTDYPTPDGTCIRDYIHIADLAQAHILGLAPGKTGFYNLGNGDGYSVREVVQMCEQVTGKKIPAVEKPRRPGDPPKLVAAADKAGAELGWKPRYPTLEDIVATAWAWHKKYPTGYPD comes from the coding sequence ATGAATGTGTTGGTGACCGGTGGCGCGGGTTACATTGGCTCGGTTTGTGTCGAAAGTCTGCTGGACGCGGGTCATGCCGTGACCGTTTTCGACAATCTCTCCGAAGGACACCGCTCGGCGGTGGACGCGCGCGCCACGTTTGTCCGGGGCTGCCTCAGCGATGCGGCATTGATCGCCAAAACCGTCGCGGATTCCGGGGCGGAAGCGGTTTTACATTTCGCGGCCAATGCGCTGGTGGGCGAATCCATGCAGAATCCCTCCAAGTATTTTCGTAACAACGTCGCGAATGGATTGAACCTGCTGGACGCGGCGGTCGCGTCGCGGGTGAAGAAATTTGTCTTCAGTTCCACCTGCGCCACCTACGGTCCGCCGGATCGCGTGCCAATGGCGGAGGATTTGCCGCAACGCCCGATCAATCCCTACGGCGAGTCCAAACTGATGTTCGAGAAGATGCTGCAATGGTACCAACGGCTGCATGGCTTGGAATTCATCGCGTTTCGCTATTTCAACGCGGCGGGCGCGAGCGCAAAGTTTGGTGAGCATCACCGCATCGAAACGCACCTGATTCCCAACGTGCTCAAAGTGGCGCTGGGCCAGGCGCCGCAGTGCGAGATTTACGGCACGGATTATCCGACGCCGGATGGCACGTGCATCCGGGATTACATTCACATTGCGGATTTGGCGCAGGCGCATATTCTGGGACTGGCTCCGGGGAAAACCGGTTTTTACAATCTCGGCAACGGCGACGGTTATTCGGTGCGGGAAGTCGTCCAGATGTGCGAGCAAGTGACCGGAAAAAAAATTCCGGCGGTGGAAAAACCGCGGCGTCCGGGCGATCCGCCCAAGTTGGTGGCCGCCGCCGACAAAGCCGGGGCGGAGTTGGGATGGAAACCCCGGTATCCGACGCTGGAAGATATTGTGGCCACCGCTTGGGCGTGGCATAAAAAATATCCAACGGGCTATCCCGACTGA
- a CDS encoding efflux RND transporter permease subunit, translating to MRSFTDIFIRRPVLAVVVNLLILIAGLQAIKTLNVRQYPKSENATVTVTTVYVGASAELVRGFITQPLERAIAAADGIEYLQSISKLGLSTITARLKLNYDATKALAEISSKVDQVRKDLPPEAEVPIINIESADTQFASAYLSFTSEILAANQVTDYLVRQVQPRLAALEGIQRADILGGRTFAMRIWLKAERLAAYGINPDEVRQALAVNNFLSAVGHTKGALIQVNLTANTDLRSVREFENLVLRQSGDTLVRLRDVADVVLGAEDYDSAVRFSGEHAVFMGIWVLPNANSLDVIKRVHAEMDAITQELPAGLTGHFAYDATEYIHDAIYEVIHTLTETLIIVAVVIFLFLGSFRSVLIPLVAIPISLIGAVFLMQLFGFTLNLLTLLAIVLSVGLVVDDAIVIVENVERHVREGKAPVEAALLGARELVGPVIAMTIVLVAVYAPIAFQGGLTGSLFQEFALTLAGAVFISGIVALTLSPVMSARLLRGGGREEEGLTGRINHGFDWLRRKYARVLNLTLNARPAVYVIWIALSLATIPMLMLSPKELAPAEDQGVTLGIVEGPADSAIDQTAFYTDAVNREFFKIPEADRSFQITLPDNGVSGLVLKPWSARQRTVFELIPEVQSRVNQVTGIRTMMVTPPALPGGGDFPVEVLICSTAEPETILQFVEQLQSQAATNGMFAFPPIIDTKVDQPEVELVIDHDKVAALGLDQRTVSADLAALMGGNFVNRFNLAGRAYKVIPQLKRGDRLNPDQLENYYVKGPGDRLVPINTFARLEKKATPRSLNRFQQLNAVKISAVPIRPLDEALKFFETEAARILPQGYTLDYTGESRQLRTEGNKFLPAFALAVVLIFLVLAAQFNSFRDPLIIILGSVPLAMFGALIFCFLKFPNPNLSFWTDGWTTTFNIYAQVGLVTLVGLVSKNGILIVEFANELQRQGKTKMEAVQEAALTRLRPVLMTSIATVCGHFPLTLVTGAGAAARNSIGLIIVAGMALGTIFTLLVIPAIYVLIAKEHGSERVRTSASDAPQSEFTVAAAPVTLANAE from the coding sequence ATGAGGTCTTTTACCGACATTTTCATCCGCCGACCGGTGCTCGCGGTCGTGGTCAACCTGCTGATCCTGATCGCCGGTTTACAAGCCATCAAGACGCTGAACGTCCGGCAATATCCAAAGAGCGAGAACGCCACCGTCACGGTCACGACCGTTTACGTTGGCGCGAGCGCGGAATTGGTGCGCGGGTTTATTACGCAGCCGTTGGAACGCGCCATCGCCGCCGCCGATGGCATCGAGTATCTGCAATCCATCAGCAAACTGGGATTGTCCACCATCACGGCGCGCTTGAAGTTGAATTACGACGCCACCAAGGCGCTCGCGGAAATCAGCTCCAAGGTGGATCAAGTGCGCAAGGACCTGCCGCCCGAGGCCGAAGTGCCCATCATCAATATCGAATCGGCGGACACGCAATTCGCTTCGGCTTACTTGAGCTTCACCTCGGAAATTTTGGCGGCTAATCAGGTCACTGATTATCTGGTGCGCCAGGTGCAGCCGCGGCTTGCCGCGCTCGAAGGGATCCAGCGCGCCGACATATTGGGCGGACGCACCTTTGCCATGCGCATCTGGTTGAAAGCGGAGCGACTGGCGGCTTATGGCATCAATCCGGATGAAGTGCGCCAGGCGCTCGCGGTGAACAATTTTCTTTCCGCCGTGGGTCACACCAAAGGCGCGCTGATTCAGGTGAACCTGACCGCCAACACGGATTTGCGCAGCGTGCGCGAATTCGAAAATCTCGTGTTGCGCCAATCCGGCGACACGTTGGTGCGGTTGCGGGACGTGGCCGACGTGGTCTTGGGCGCGGAAGATTATGATTCCGCCGTGCGCTTCAGCGGCGAGCACGCGGTGTTCATGGGCATCTGGGTTCTGCCGAACGCCAACTCGCTCGACGTGATCAAGCGGGTACATGCGGAAATGGACGCCATCACGCAGGAGCTGCCGGCGGGGTTGACCGGGCATTTTGCCTACGACGCCACCGAGTACATCCACGACGCCATTTATGAAGTGATCCACACGTTGACGGAAACTTTGATCATCGTGGCGGTGGTGATCTTTCTGTTCCTGGGGTCCTTCCGTTCGGTGCTGATTCCGTTGGTGGCCATCCCCATCTCGCTGATTGGCGCGGTGTTTTTGATGCAGTTGTTTGGTTTCACACTGAACCTGCTCACGCTGCTGGCGATTGTGTTGTCGGTGGGGTTGGTGGTGGACGACGCGATTGTCATTGTGGAAAACGTGGAGCGCCATGTGCGCGAAGGCAAAGCGCCGGTGGAAGCGGCGTTGCTGGGCGCGCGGGAATTGGTCGGGCCGGTGATCGCCATGACGATTGTGCTGGTGGCGGTTTATGCGCCCATCGCTTTTCAAGGAGGGTTGACCGGTTCGCTGTTCCAGGAATTTGCGCTGACGCTGGCCGGGGCGGTTTTTATTTCCGGCATTGTGGCGCTGACGCTTTCCCCCGTAATGTCCGCCAGGCTGCTGCGCGGCGGCGGACGCGAGGAGGAAGGGTTGACGGGACGGATCAATCACGGCTTTGACTGGCTGCGCCGCAAGTACGCCCGGGTGTTGAATCTGACCCTGAACGCGCGTCCGGCGGTTTACGTGATTTGGATCGCTCTGTCGCTGGCCACCATTCCCATGTTGATGCTTTCGCCCAAGGAACTCGCGCCCGCCGAGGACCAGGGAGTCACGCTCGGCATCGTCGAAGGACCGGCCGATTCGGCCATTGATCAAACGGCGTTCTACACGGACGCCGTGAATCGCGAGTTTTTCAAGATTCCGGAAGCCGACCGCAGTTTTCAAATCACGCTGCCCGACAACGGCGTGAGCGGTCTGGTCTTGAAACCGTGGAGCGCCCGTCAACGCACGGTGTTCGAACTCATACCCGAGGTGCAGTCGCGCGTGAACCAGGTGACCGGAATCCGGACGATGATGGTAACGCCTCCGGCCCTGCCGGGGGGCGGCGATTTTCCGGTGGAAGTGTTGATTTGTTCGACGGCTGAACCGGAAACCATACTACAGTTTGTGGAACAACTGCAAAGTCAGGCGGCCACCAATGGTATGTTTGCCTTTCCCCCCATCATTGATACGAAGGTGGATCAGCCGGAGGTGGAACTGGTGATTGATCACGACAAGGTGGCGGCGCTCGGGCTGGACCAGCGAACGGTCAGCGCGGATTTGGCGGCGTTGATGGGCGGGAATTTCGTCAACCGTTTCAATCTGGCGGGTCGCGCGTACAAGGTGATTCCACAATTAAAACGGGGCGACCGGCTGAATCCCGATCAGTTGGAAAACTATTACGTCAAGGGACCGGGCGACCGCTTGGTGCCGATCAACACCTTTGCGCGATTGGAAAAGAAGGCGACGCCGCGTTCATTGAATCGGTTTCAACAACTTAACGCGGTGAAAATTTCCGCCGTGCCGATTCGCCCGCTGGATGAGGCGCTCAAGTTTTTTGAAACGGAGGCCGCACGGATTTTACCGCAGGGTTATACGCTGGATTATACCGGTGAATCCCGCCAACTGCGCACCGAAGGCAATAAATTCCTGCCGGCGTTCGCGCTGGCGGTGGTGCTGATTTTTCTGGTCCTGGCCGCGCAATTCAACAGCTTCCGCGACCCGCTCATCATCATCCTGGGTTCGGTGCCGCTGGCCATGTTTGGTGCTTTGATTTTCTGCTTCCTCAAATTTCCCAATCCCAATTTGAGTTTCTGGACGGATGGTTGGACCACCACGTTTAACATTTACGCGCAAGTCGGTTTGGTGACGCTGGTGGGGCTGGTTTCCAAGAACGGCATTTTGATCGTGGAATTCGCCAACGAGTTGCAACGACAGGGAAAAACCAAAATGGAGGCCGTGCAGGAGGCGGCTTTGACGCGATTGCGCCCGGTGTTGATGACCAGCATCGCCACGGTGTGCGGTCATTTTCCCCTCACGCTGGTGACGGGCGCAGGCGCCGCCGCGCGGAATTCAATTGGCCTGATCATTGTCGCCGGCATGGCGTTGGGCACGATTTTTACATTGCTGGTAATTCCCGCCATCTACGTGTTGATTGCCAAAGAACATGGCTCCGAGCGCGTCCGAACCTCGGCTTCGGATGCGCCTCAGTCAGAATTCACTGTCGCCGCCGCTCCGGTCACCTTGGCCAACGCCGAATGA